The Brasilonema sennae CENA114 genome includes a region encoding these proteins:
- a CDS encoding glycosyltransferase yields the protein MKELAIFLSKSLLGWLAIQVCFTVVFLLYLRLSQKNSLPDEQLPKTAVILCLRGADPFLTHCLRSLLNQNYPQYDLKLIVDSHEDPAWKIATDTIREQKATNVQISPLRIARQSCSLKCSSLIQAVSELDDSYKVVALVDADTVVHPNWLRELVSPLAHPKVGATTGNRWYLPTGRYWGSLVRYVGNVSTVVQMYLFRIPWGGTLAVKTELLHQTELLDKWGQAFNEDTMIRKVLEKHGMQVKFVPSLIMLNREECELPSLRYSLMRQLLSARLYHPLWLAVVSDVVSSILMPTLVIVLFLVALLSGEWNIAGLSFGCFSIYTVGLLLMMLTLEQGVQQVIRKHGEPMTKLSALTVVKMLIAIPLTQWVYGLAMVSSLGMRKVNWRGVTYRIKSPWNIRLVEYRPYQVSNRADNSKVSI from the coding sequence ATGAAAGAGTTGGCGATATTCCTGTCTAAGTCTTTACTGGGCTGGTTGGCTATTCAGGTATGTTTTACGGTTGTTTTTTTGTTGTACCTGCGCTTATCCCAGAAAAACTCATTACCAGACGAGCAATTGCCCAAAACTGCGGTTATTCTCTGTTTACGCGGAGCTGATCCGTTTCTGACTCATTGCTTGCGATCGCTACTGAACCAGAACTACCCACAATATGATTTAAAGCTGATCGTTGATAGTCACGAAGATCCGGCTTGGAAAATTGCTACTGATACCATCCGTGAGCAAAAAGCGACCAACGTCCAAATCAGTCCTTTGAGGATAGCGCGCCAAAGTTGCAGTCTCAAATGCAGTTCCCTAATACAAGCTGTCTCGGAGTTGGACGATTCCTACAAAGTCGTTGCCCTAGTAGATGCTGATACAGTCGTCCATCCCAATTGGTTGCGTGAATTAGTCAGCCCTCTAGCCCATCCCAAAGTCGGGGCGACAACGGGTAACCGTTGGTACCTGCCGACAGGTAGATATTGGGGGTCTTTGGTGCGGTACGTAGGCAATGTATCTACAGTGGTGCAAATGTACTTGTTCCGAATTCCTTGGGGTGGTACTTTGGCTGTGAAAACAGAACTACTTCACCAAACAGAACTGCTAGATAAGTGGGGGCAAGCCTTCAACGAAGATACCATGATCCGCAAGGTCTTGGAAAAACATGGGATGCAAGTCAAGTTTGTGCCTTCTCTAATAATGCTCAATCGGGAAGAGTGCGAATTACCGAGCTTAAGATACTCGCTAATGCGCCAACTACTGTCGGCTCGGCTTTATCACCCTTTGTGGTTGGCTGTAGTTAGTGACGTTGTTTCCAGCATACTGATGCCTACTCTCGTCATAGTGTTGTTTCTGGTGGCGTTGTTGAGCGGAGAATGGAATATTGCAGGTTTGTCGTTTGGCTGCTTTAGCATTTATACGGTGGGATTACTCCTAATGATGTTGACATTGGAGCAAGGGGTACAGCAAGTGATTCGCAAACATGGTGAGCCGATGACAAAATTGTCAGCTCTAACAGTAGTGAAAATGCTAATAGCGATTCCTTTGACACAGTGGGTTTATGGGTTAGCGATGGTATCATCCCTAGGGATGCGAAAAGTCAACTGGCGTGGCGTGACTTATCGAATCAAAAGTCCTTGGAACATCCGCCTAGTTGAATATCGCCCTTATCAGGTTTCAAATCGAGCTGATAATAGTAAGGTGTCTATATGA
- a CDS encoding DUF2141 domain-containing protein: MLRIFKANTFFLAIVASISLIRTVNAESTATLTVVVNGLHHKNGQVCLRVYSGEKGFPDSNTSEVQSGCTKITGSSVKKQFSGLKPGTYAVAVVDDENGDHKLNKDFFGIPKEGFGISENPTVSIATGTPKFRDASFLLKQNTTINIVMKYSLDP; the protein is encoded by the coding sequence ATGCTTAGAATATTTAAAGCCAACACTTTCTTTCTCGCTATCGTAGCAAGCATCAGTTTAATTAGAACAGTGAATGCAGAATCCACTGCAACACTCACTGTCGTAGTTAATGGGCTACATCACAAAAACGGTCAAGTTTGCCTAAGAGTATACTCCGGTGAAAAAGGATTTCCTGATAGTAATACCAGTGAAGTACAAAGTGGCTGCACTAAGATAACAGGAAGTTCTGTGAAGAAGCAGTTCTCAGGCTTGAAGCCAGGAACTTATGCTGTCGCCGTTGTTGATGACGAAAATGGAGACCACAAACTAAACAAAGACTTTTTCGGTATTCCAAAAGAAGGATTTGGTATTTCCGAAAATCCTACTGTATCAATAGCAACGGGTACACCAAAGTTTCGCGATGCGAGTTTTCTGCTGAAACAAAATACAACCATCAATATAGTCATGAAATATTCGCTCGACCCATAA
- a CDS encoding glycosyltransferase family 2 protein: protein MTNNQPRLSIGLPVYNGEKFLKEAIDSLLAQTFEDFELIISDNASTDKTEEICRAYAVKDKRIHYYRNEKNIGGACNFNRVFELSSGEYFKWAAHDDLHAPDFLMKCIEVLDQDPTLILCHSKIYFIDEHGKFLQNYDIQLQTDSPKPHKRFHELLSNYLSYQTYGVIRASALRKAPPIGSHGAADAIFLLRLGLLGRFYEIPEYLFFARSHSQQSLSLYFPDYLSFTNNNPQYSLSMLPDFYAYTVWFDSSKKGKILFPHWRIFWEYLLSIWYVPLNYHERICCHVSLLKKLKGTEYLLIKDLLLAAQVFSKRLQRKSIQEQASFFGN, encoded by the coding sequence ATGACCAATAACCAGCCAAGATTGAGCATTGGACTGCCTGTATACAATGGCGAGAAATTTTTAAAAGAAGCCATAGATTCACTTTTGGCTCAAACATTTGAAGATTTTGAGCTAATTATCTCAGATAATGCATCTACAGATAAGACTGAGGAAATTTGTAGAGCATACGCTGTTAAAGATAAACGCATTCATTACTACCGTAACGAAAAGAATATCGGCGGCGCCTGTAATTTTAATCGTGTGTTTGAATTGTCTTCAGGTGAGTACTTCAAATGGGCTGCCCATGATGATCTGCATGCTCCAGATTTTTTGATGAAGTGCATTGAGGTACTTGACCAAGATCCTACCCTTATCTTGTGTCATTCCAAAATTTATTTCATTGACGAACACGGTAAATTCCTACAAAACTACGATATTCAACTCCAGACAGATTCACCAAAGCCACACAAGCGTTTTCATGAGCTTCTTAGTAATTACCTCTCTTACCAAACTTACGGGGTGATACGCGCAAGCGCCCTCAGAAAGGCACCACCTATAGGTAGTCATGGTGCTGCTGACGCCATTTTCTTGTTAAGACTTGGTCTGCTTGGACGGTTTTATGAAATTCCTGAATACCTATTCTTTGCTAGAAGCCATTCACAACAATCATTGAGTCTGTATTTTCCAGATTATTTGTCGTTTACTAACAATAATCCGCAATACTCATTGAGTATGCTGCCTGATTTCTATGCCTATACAGTGTGGTTTGATTCCTCTAAAAAAGGGAAAATTCTGTTTCCACATTGGAGAATCTTTTGGGAGTATTTGCTCTCCATATGGTATGTTCCACTCAATTACCATGAGCGAATATGTTGCCATGTAAGTTTGCTAAAAAAGCTAAAAGGAACAGAATATCTTTTGATAAAAGACCTGCTTCTAGCGGCTCAAGTGTTCTCTAAACGTTTGCAAAGAAAATCAATACAAGAACAGGCAAGCTTTTTTGGAAATTAA
- a CDS encoding NAD-dependent epimerase/dehydratase family protein, translating into MNLNNKTLLITGISGFIGLRATELAMAQGMKVCGLQDSSDKNKKAQNLGAKVIYGSVTDPTAAQKACLGVDIVLHTDELAKEGGSLDKFRERNVEGTVNIAKAAKNAGVKTFVHLSSVLVYGFNYPDRITEDGPLRGEDNPYCQTKIEAEKALLELNDPGNFGIIIIRPGDVYGPGSIPWTIRPLMMMKQKLFAYANDGRGVINHVYVDNLIDAIFLAIEKEAYGEIFNVTDGQETTWKEYFTHLAEVAGLAAPFSLPKDELKLFLKLRYQGQKLFRKEADLLPEVVDFMTRPYAYSIAKAQNRLNYQPTIDLKEGMRLTQEWLKKTDLQKFVQ; encoded by the coding sequence ATGAACCTGAACAACAAAACTCTCCTCATCACTGGAATTAGCGGATTTATTGGCTTGCGTGCTACTGAACTAGCTATGGCACAAGGGATGAAGGTTTGTGGATTACAAGATTCTTCAGATAAGAATAAAAAAGCACAAAACTTGGGTGCTAAGGTGATTTATGGCAGTGTCACTGATCCGACTGCTGCTCAAAAGGCATGTCTTGGAGTAGACATAGTTTTACACACAGATGAACTGGCTAAAGAAGGTGGTTCACTCGATAAATTTCGTGAGAGAAATGTTGAGGGAACAGTTAACATAGCTAAAGCTGCTAAAAATGCTGGAGTGAAAACTTTTGTTCATCTCTCAAGCGTTTTAGTTTACGGTTTTAACTATCCTGACCGCATCACAGAAGATGGACCATTACGTGGTGAAGATAATCCTTACTGTCAAACAAAAATAGAAGCTGAAAAAGCACTTCTAGAACTGAACGATCCTGGCAATTTTGGCATCATTATTATTAGACCAGGAGATGTTTACGGACCTGGGAGTATTCCCTGGACAATTCGACCACTTATGATGATGAAGCAAAAATTATTTGCATATGCTAATGATGGTCGAGGAGTCATTAATCATGTGTACGTTGATAACCTGATTGATGCTATCTTTCTTGCTATCGAAAAAGAAGCATACGGGGAAATCTTCAACGTCACTGATGGGCAAGAAACAACTTGGAAAGAATATTTTACACACTTAGCAGAGGTAGCAGGTTTAGCCGCACCCTTTTCTTTACCAAAAGATGAACTGAAATTATTTCTCAAGTTGCGCTATCAAGGACAAAAACTTTTTCGCAAAGAAGCCGATCTTCTACCAGAAGTTGTAGATTTTATGACTCGCCCTTACGCGTATTCAATTGCGAAAGCACAAAACCGGTTAAATTATCAACCAACAATTGATTTGAAAGAGGGTATGCGGCTGACACAGGAATGGCTTAAAAAAACAGACCTTCAAAAATTTGTTCAATAA
- the devC gene encoding ABC transporter permease DevC: MAVKIPLAWLQLVRNKFRSLVAVAGIGFIVILMFIQLGFQDALYTSATQVHRHLQGDLFLVSSQYKALTANQSFFRTRLYQALGFNGVESVSPMYIGFAKLKNPVNGQKYSIYVIGFEPGKPVMDLPEIEANLDKIQIPDVVLFDRNSRPEFGNIAERFEKEKTEQFIEIFPFNSLSGYRVRVGGLFSLGSSFGVDGNLIVSDSSFLRIFQNSRPSEMIDIGAITLKPGVNPQNIQRELQGNLANDILVFTRQEFIDFEKEYWANRTPIGFILNLMLSMASVVGIVIVYQILYSNIANQLIAYATLKAIGYANNYLFNVVFQQAIILAVLAYIPGFIFSLGLYNFAMQVTKLPIMMSVNNAIIVFMSTILMCIISGSLAVNKLRSTDPAEIF; this comes from the coding sequence ATGGCTGTTAAAATTCCTTTGGCATGGCTGCAACTTGTCCGAAACAAATTTCGTTCTCTTGTGGCTGTCGCCGGTATTGGTTTTATTGTAATTTTGATGTTTATCCAACTTGGTTTCCAAGATGCTCTTTATACCAGCGCAACCCAAGTGCATCGACATCTCCAAGGTGATTTATTTTTAGTCAGTTCTCAATACAAAGCATTAACAGCAAATCAAAGCTTTTTCCGGACTCGCTTGTATCAAGCTTTGGGGTTTAATGGAGTCGAGTCTGTCAGTCCTATGTATATAGGATTTGCGAAATTGAAAAATCCTGTTAACGGTCAAAAATACTCAATATATGTTATTGGCTTTGAACCAGGAAAGCCTGTTATGGATCTTCCAGAAATTGAGGCAAATTTAGATAAAATTCAAATCCCTGATGTTGTGCTTTTTGACCGTAATTCTCGACCAGAATTTGGAAATATTGCTGAAAGATTTGAAAAAGAAAAGACAGAACAATTTATTGAGATTTTTCCGTTTAACTCATTATCTGGTTATAGAGTGAGAGTGGGTGGCTTGTTCAGCTTAGGTTCCTCGTTTGGGGTAGATGGAAATTTAATTGTCAGTGACTCTAGCTTCTTGAGAATATTTCAAAATAGCCGTCCATCAGAAATGATAGATATAGGTGCAATAACCCTTAAGCCTGGTGTTAATCCACAAAATATTCAGCGAGAGTTACAAGGTAACTTAGCTAATGATATCTTGGTTTTTACTCGTCAAGAATTTATTGACTTTGAAAAAGAATATTGGGCTAACAGAACACCAATTGGTTTTATCCTGAATCTCATGTTATCAATGGCTTCAGTCGTTGGTATCGTTATTGTTTATCAAATTCTTTACAGTAATATTGCCAATCAATTAATTGCTTATGCAACTTTAAAAGCTATAGGCTACGCAAACAATTATCTATTTAACGTTGTCTTTCAGCAGGCTATCATATTGGCAGTTTTAGCTTATATACCTGGATTTATATTTTCTTTAGGTTTATATAATTTTGCGATGCAAGTCACTAAATTACCAATAATGATGTCTGTGAACAATGCAATCATCGTCTTCATGTCAACAATATTAATGTGTATCATTTCTGGATCACTAGCTGTTAACAAGCTTCGCTCTACAGATCCAGCAGAGATTTTTTAG
- a CDS encoding ABC exporter membrane fusion protein — protein MATEKGSQLYTKPTYRWPILLAALVASATGLVLFHNLARRSNLHTQAVKAPKTAPARIVRVAVTGLGRLQPQGEVTRLFAPSSLSGVRVEKMLVKEGDEVRSGQVVALLESYARAKAALQQASDKVQIAQAQLAQVKAGAKTGEVDAQKAAITRLESQLKGDTATKRATITRLQAELENAQTENNRYQQLYNQGAISASTADSKRLQQQTVQQQLTAAQADLNSTVNTINDQLREAKAKLGSIKEVRVVDVKLADVQVQSAITAVQQAKADYDLTYLKSPIDGRILKVHAKTGEVSTNEGIVDIGKTSQMYVEAEIYQTDISKVRIGQKATITSTAFSKKIKGTVSEIGLQVDRQNILSVNPAADTDRRIIQVKIRIDDPADSQRVAGLTNLQVDVAIHIQSTVNNHQ, from the coding sequence ATGGCAACAGAAAAAGGAAGTCAGTTATACACCAAACCCACCTATCGGTGGCCAATTTTATTAGCAGCTCTTGTTGCTTCAGCAACGGGACTTGTATTATTTCATAATTTAGCAAGAAGATCCAACCTTCACACTCAGGCAGTAAAAGCGCCAAAGACGGCCCCAGCAAGGATTGTCAGAGTTGCTGTGACTGGGTTAGGACGTTTGCAGCCTCAAGGTGAAGTTACTAGATTGTTTGCTCCTAGCTCACTCTCTGGTGTCCGAGTTGAAAAAATGTTGGTCAAAGAAGGAGATGAGGTTCGCAGTGGACAGGTTGTGGCTTTATTAGAAAGTTATGCTCGCGCTAAAGCCGCTCTACAACAAGCTTCAGACAAAGTTCAAATTGCTCAAGCTCAACTGGCGCAAGTGAAAGCTGGAGCTAAAACAGGAGAGGTAGACGCTCAAAAAGCGGCGATCACTCGCTTGGAATCACAATTAAAAGGAGATACGGCGACTAAGCGAGCGACAATTACTCGTTTGCAGGCTGAATTAGAAAATGCTCAAACCGAAAACAATCGATATCAGCAACTCTACAACCAAGGAGCCATTTCTGCTTCCACAGCAGACAGCAAGCGTTTGCAACAACAGACAGTGCAACAGCAACTGACAGCAGCTCAAGCAGATCTTAATAGCACTGTCAACACAATCAACGATCAGCTTAGGGAGGCAAAAGCCAAACTGGGGAGTATCAAAGAAGTACGTGTTGTCGATGTTAAATTGGCAGATGTTCAAGTCCAAAGCGCTATCACTGCCGTCCAACAAGCAAAAGCAGACTACGATTTAACGTATCTCAAATCTCCCATAGATGGAAGAATTTTGAAAGTTCACGCCAAAACAGGAGAAGTGAGCACTAATGAAGGGATTGTTGACATAGGCAAAACATCTCAAATGTATGTAGAGGCAGAAATTTATCAGACTGATATTAGCAAAGTCCGTATCGGTCAAAAAGCGACCATCACCAGCACTGCGTTCTCCAAAAAAATAAAAGGAACCGTAAGTGAAATTGGTTTGCAAGTTGACAGACAAAATATCCTCAGTGTCAATCCAGCAGCAGATACAGACCGCAGAATCATTCAGGTGAAAATCCGTATTGATGATCCAGCAGATAGTCAAAGAGTCGCAGGTTTAACCAATTTACAAGTGGATGTCGCCATTCACATTCAGTCAACAGTGAACAATCATCAGTGA
- a CDS encoding ParB/RepB/Spo0J family partition protein: MPIKSVPIDQIKIGHNRRPINGDKVEELKESIQANGLLNPITVDRKLNLIAGLHRLTACRLLGLEKIECNIVDYEDADQARLAEIDENFIRNELKPLERAEMLLERQKILDRLGLIAKAGDNQHTLKGREMISPPAKTNLEFAKEIGYSERSLQHDKQIAKDIHQEVKEKIKGTPIADIKTELLRIARAGTKERTLAEQAEQSLELAQAKKDKQEAQQQAKIAAQSRLRQQELQLQAFKIAMAKREAKLAAKKAKSLVEEHQAGKATVGQGKPWVNVGDEWILNQQHLVYCGDTAGKQFTNLLPGNAALAIATLSPSWNHDYLINEARIVAVLRSEGNIYNFCSRTSMPFQYELVLNNLYVGLFSRQSISKPQIPIHIEGVEGIVAYLLNMYTNPNNFVIAPFMGHGEILIGCERMARTCFIGGENPELISRGIMRWQEWTGKSASKTESSEL; the protein is encoded by the coding sequence ATGCCTATAAAGTCAGTACCCATAGACCAAATTAAAATAGGTCATAACCGCCGTCCAATCAACGGCGACAAAGTTGAGGAGTTGAAAGAATCAATTCAGGCTAATGGTCTATTGAACCCGATCACAGTAGACCGAAAACTGAACTTGATTGCTGGGCTACACCGTCTGACAGCTTGTCGGCTCCTTGGTTTAGAAAAAATCGAGTGTAATATTGTTGATTACGAAGATGCTGATCAAGCGCGTTTGGCGGAGATTGACGAGAACTTTATCCGCAATGAGTTAAAACCTCTAGAGCGAGCAGAAATGCTATTGGAACGCCAGAAAATTTTGGACAGACTCGGACTCATCGCCAAAGCAGGGGATAACCAACATACCCTCAAAGGTCGTGAAATGATTTCACCACCTGCCAAAACGAATTTAGAGTTTGCCAAAGAAATTGGATACAGCGAGCGTAGCTTGCAGCACGATAAGCAGATAGCCAAAGATATTCACCAAGAAGTCAAAGAGAAAATCAAAGGTACGCCCATCGCTGATATAAAAACGGAACTGCTCAGGATAGCTAGAGCGGGGACTAAAGAACGTACTTTAGCAGAACAAGCAGAACAAAGTTTGGAGTTAGCTCAGGCTAAAAAAGATAAGCAAGAAGCCCAACAGCAAGCTAAAATAGCGGCACAATCGCGACTTAGGCAACAAGAGTTACAGTTGCAAGCCTTTAAAATTGCTATGGCAAAGAGAGAAGCTAAGTTGGCTGCAAAGAAAGCGAAATCTTTAGTTGAGGAGCATCAAGCAGGAAAAGCAACAGTTGGGCAAGGTAAGCCTTGGGTTAATGTTGGTGACGAATGGATACTCAATCAACAGCATCTCGTTTATTGTGGAGATACTGCTGGTAAACAATTTACAAACCTGCTTCCTGGTAATGCGGCTCTAGCCATTGCGACTCTTTCCCCGAGTTGGAATCATGATTACTTAATAAATGAAGCTAGAATTGTCGCTGTGCTACGCTCCGAGGGTAACATTTATAATTTTTGCAGTCGCACATCTATGCCATTTCAATACGAATTAGTCCTTAACAATTTGTATGTAGGTCTTTTTTCGCGCCAATCAATATCCAAGCCACAGATACCAATTCATATAGAAGGAGTGGAGGGAATAGTTGCTTACTTACTAAATATGTATACAAATCCAAATAATTTTGTCATTGCCCCATTTATGGGACACGGTGAAATTCTGATTGGTTGTGAAAGGATGGCACGTACCTGTTTTATTGGAGGTGAGAATCCAGAATTGATCAGTCGCGGAATTATGCGCTGGCAAGAGTGGACTGGTAAGTCAGCTTCAAAAACCGAATCATCTGAACTATAA